A region of Arabidopsis thaliana chromosome 5, partial sequence DNA encodes the following proteins:
- the PEL3 gene encoding HXXXD-type acyl-transferase family protein (PERMEABLE LEAVES3 (PEL3); FUNCTIONS IN: transferase activity, transferring acyl groups other than amino-acyl groups, transferase activity; INVOLVED IN: epidermis morphogenesis, localization, trichome morphogenesis, cutin biosynthetic process, embryo development ending in seed dormancy; LOCATED IN: cytoplasm; EXPRESSED IN: 21 plant structures; EXPRESSED DURING: 7 growth stages; CONTAINS InterPro DOMAIN/s: Transferase (InterPro:IPR003480); BEST Arabidopsis thaliana protein match is: HXXXD-type acyl-transferase family protein (TAIR:AT2G39980.1); Has 1807 Blast hits to 1807 proteins in 277 species: Archae - 0; Bacteria - 0; Metazoa - 736; Fungi - 347; Plants - 385; Viruses - 0; Other Eukaryotes - 339 (source: NCBI BLink).) — protein sequence MKIKIMSKTHVKPTKPVLGKKQFHLTTFDLPYLAFYYNQKFLLYKFQNLLDLEEPTFQNEVVENLKDGLGLVLEDFYQLAGKLAKDDEGVFRVEYDAEDSEINGVEFSVAHAADVTVDDLTAEDGTAKFKELVPYNGILNLEGLSRPLLAVQVTKLKDGLAMGLAFNHAVLDGTSTWHFMSSWAEICRGAQSISTQPFLDRSKARDTRVKLDLTAPKDPNETSNGEDAANPTVEPPQLVEKIFRFSDFAVHTIKSRANSVIPSDSSKPFSTFQSLTSHIWRHVTLARGLKPEDITIFTVFADCRRRVDPPMPEEYFGNLIQAIFTGTAAGLLAAHGPEFGASVIQKAIAAHDASVIDARNDEWEKSPKIFQFKDAGVNCVAVGSSPRFRVYEVDFGFGKPETVRSGSNNRFNGMMYLYQGKAGGISIDVEITLEASVMEKLVKSKEFLLSEEEEEDDGKKLTNGNGHVNGNGNGYVNGNGNGFV from the exons ATGAAGATAAAGATTATGAGCAAAACACATGtgaaaccaacaaaaccagtACTAGGGAAGAAACAATTCCACCTCACCACATTTGATCTTCCTTACCTTGCTTTCTACTACAACCAGAAGTTTCTACTCTACAAGTTCCAGAACCTTCTAGATCTCGAGGAACCCACATTCCAAAACGAGGTCGTGGAGAATCTCAAAGatggtttgggtttggttcTTGAAGACTTCTATCAACTCGCCGGTAAGCTGGCCAAGGACGATGAAGGAGTCTTCCGTGTTGAGTACGACGCTGAAGACTCAGAGATCAACGGCGTAGAGTTCTCCGTCGCTCATGCTGCTGACGTAACCGTCGATGATCTAACGGCTGAGGACGGGACGGCTAAGTTCAAGGAGTTGGTTCCTTACAATGGGATCTTGAACTTGGAAGGACTTAGCAGACCACTCCTTGCTGTCCAG GTGACCAAGCTAAAAGATGGGCTTGCAATGGGCCTAGCTTTCAATCACGCAGTCTTAGACGGGACATCCACGTGGCATTTTATGAGCTCATGGGCCGAGATCTGTCGTGGAGCCCAATCCATCTCGACTCAACCTTTCCTTGACCGATCGAAGGCGCGTGACACGCGCGTGAAGCTCGACCTCACTGCTCCCAAGGACCCCAACGAGACCTCCAACGGCGAAGATGCTGCCAATCCGACGGTGGAACCGCCGCAGCTAGTAGAAAAGATCTTCAGGTTCTCGGACTTTGCTGTCCACACGATCAAGTCAAGAGCTAATTCAGTAATCCCATCGGACAGTTCAAAACCATTCTCAACATTCCAATCCCTGACATCACACATCTGGCGCCACGTCACCTTAGCGCGTGGACTCAAACCGGAGGACATAACTATTTTCACCGTCTTCGCCGACTGTCGCCGCCGCGTTGATCCTCCAATGCCGGAGGAATATTTCGGAAACTTGATTCAAGCGATCTTCACCGGAACAGCGGCGGGGCTACTAGCAGCGCACGGACCGGAGTTCGGAGCTTCGGTGATCCAGAAAGCAATCGCGGCACACGACGCGAGTGTGATCGACGCACGTAACGACGAGTGGGAGAAATCGCCGAAGATTTTTCAATTCAAAGACGCCGGAGTGAATTGTGTTGCGGTGGGAAGCTCACCGAGGTTTCGTGTTTACGAGGTGGATTTCGGGTTTGGAAAACCGGAAACGGTTAGGAGCGGGTCGAATAACCGGTTTAATGGGATGATGTATTTGTACCAAGGTAAAGCAGGAGGCATAAGTATTGATGTGGAGATAACTCTTGAAGCTTCTGTTATGGAGAAGCTTGTGAAGAGCAAAGAGTTTTTACTTagtgaggaggaagaagaagatgatggaaaGAAGCTCACCAATGGTAATGGCCATGTCAATGGTAATGGTAATGGCTATGTCAATGGAAATGGCAATGGGTTTGTTTGA
- a CDS encoding Mitochondrial transcription termination factor family protein (Mitochondrial transcription termination factor family protein; FUNCTIONS IN: molecular_function unknown; INVOLVED IN: biological_process unknown; LOCATED IN: mitochondrion; CONTAINS InterPro DOMAIN/s: Mitochodrial transcription termination factor-related (InterPro:IPR003690); BEST Arabidopsis thaliana protein match is: Mitochondrial transcription termination factor family protein (TAIR:AT1G62085.1); Has 1807 Blast hits to 1807 proteins in 277 species: Archae - 0; Bacteria - 0; Metazoa - 736; Fungi - 347; Plants - 385; Viruses - 0; Other Eukaryotes - 339 (source: NCBI BLink).), which translates to MFSLILHGGRRSRELHQWRNLNLLLQNSSAFTESFSSVVTTTKDLSLEDERKRKTFTVSYLIDSLGLTTKLAESISMKANFDEKGNPDSVLKLLRSYGFKDSQISSIISTYPRFLIENPEKTLRAKLHFLKLNGASSSELTEIVSKVPKILGKRGGKWISHYYDYVKEILQDQDSSSSSSKRKQTNRNRNVSVLRKLGVPQRLLLNLLISRAKPVCGKERFEESVKKIVEMGFDPKSPKFVNALYVFYELSDKTIEEKVNAYIRLGLSVNEVWAVFKKWPFSLKYSEKNIIQKFETLKRVGLTKEEVCLVVKKYPECVGTSEEKIVKSVKTFLELGFTKDEVLMIIKRHPQCIGLAADSVKKKTEFLVKTMGWPLKVVASTPIVLGFSLEKFVLPRCNVIKALMSNGLIGEMPAISSVLTSPKLKFLKLFVEKHQDVLPELNSIFTGDSILINKIAL; encoded by the coding sequence atgttttcattaatACTCCATGGTGGAAGAAGGTCACGCGAGTTACATCAATGGCGGAatctgaatcttcttctccaaaactCCTCTGCTTTCACTGAATCGTTCTCTTCCGTTGTTACTACTACTAAAGATCTAAGTCTTGAAGATGAACGAAAGAGGAAAACTTTCACAGTCTCTTACCTTATTGATTCATTAGGGTTAACTACAAAACTCGCTGAATCAATCTCAATGAAAGCTAACTTCGATGAAAAAGGTAATCCAGATTCAGTGCTTAAACTCTTAAGAAGCTATGGATTCAAAGATTCTCAAATCTCAAGTATTATTTCCACTTACCCACGATTTCTCATTGAGAATCCTGAGAAAACTCTTCGTGCTAAACTTCATTTCTTGAAGCTTAACGGAGCTTCAAGCTCTGAGCTTACAGAGATTGTTTCAAAAGTTCCTAAGATCTTGGGAAAGAGAGGAGGGAAATGGATTAGTCATTACTATGATTATGTCAAAGAGATTTTGCAAGATCAAGATtctagttcttcttcttccaagaGAAAGCAGACGAATCGAAATCGAAATGTATcggttttgagaaaattagGAGTACCACAGAGACTGTTATTGAACTTGTTGATCTCTAGAGCTAAACCAGTTTGTGgtaaagaaagatttgaagaatCGGTTAAGAAGATTGTTGAGATGGGTTTTGATCCGAAAAGTCCAAAGTTTGTTAATGCTTTGTATGTTTTCTATGAGCTTAGTGATAAGACTATAGAGGAGAAAGTGAATGCTTATATAAGGTTAGGACTTAGTGTTAATGAAGTTTGGGCAGTTTTCAAGAAATGGCCTTTCTCTTTGAAATACTCTGAGAAGAATATAATTCAAAAGTTTGAGACTTTGAAACGTGTTGGTCTAACGAAAGAAGAGGTCTGCTTAGTGGTTAAGAAGTACCCTGAATGTGTAGGGACTTCAGAGGAGAAGATAGTGAAGTCAGTTAAAACTTTTCTTGAGCTAGGATTTACGAAAGACGAGGTTTTGATGATCATTAAGCGACATCCTCAGTGCATTGGATTAGCTGCGGAttcggtgaagaagaagaccgaGTTTCTTGTGAAGACAATGGGTTGGCCTTTAAAGGTTGTAGCTTCGACTCCTATTGTACTTGGTTTCAGCTTGGAGAAGTTCGTTTTACCGCGGTGTAATGTAATCAAAGCTCTTATGTCGAACGGGCTGATCGGTGAAATGCCTGCGATATCGTCTGTTTTGACGAGTCCTAAGCTGAAGTTTTTGAAGCTTTTTGTGGAGAAGCATCAGGATGTGTTGCCTGAGTTGAACTCTATCTTCACCGGAGATAGCATTCTAATAAATAAGATAGCATTGTGA